From one Coxiella-like endosymbiont genomic stretch:
- a CDS encoding histidine kinase dimerization/phospho-acceptor domain-containing protein — MLAAISHDLRTPITCMKLRAQFVKDATTKKILTKDLDEMEK, encoded by the coding sequence ATGTTAGCAGCTATTTCTCATGATTTGCGAACCCCGATCACCTGTATGAAATTGCGTGCCCAGTTTGTTAAAGACGCTACAACTAAAAAAATATTAACCAAAGACTTGGATGAAATGGAAAAATGA
- a CDS encoding glycosyltransferase family 9 protein, whose product MNPFIGGEHSRSHNTGGVGLDLAVTRDIISDYNEKVFLINKLQGRITCCGRITLKHPLKSYRMNPASVRSIGILRLGALGDVCLTVPLIRVLRRYLPHIELHWIISRPFFSLVRGLVNVNFIVLDKPKSLSDYWRCYQQLKSCPLDVLLVPQATLRSNILCLLTKAKIKYGYEKLHSRDLQHYFVNRTVAARPEHLVESFLRFAEPFGITDRNIEWGLPIEEKDYEWAKAQLNPYGGCWLAICPATSKEERNWFSDRYATVVNYLTKKRWDFNVVLVGGPSTVEKQMAEKINRQLIKPALNLVGKSSLKQLAALLSEVDVLLSPDTGPLHVAQAVGTPVVGLYAVAPPEKTGPYFSQRWVINKFPQAVKTILRKDTSKITWHERVHSREAMTLITVDEVRDQLEKLFVELQFIPSL is encoded by the coding sequence TTGAATCCTTTTATCGGGGGTGAGCATTCCCGTTCACATAATACTGGAGGTGTAGGCTTGGATTTAGCAGTCACTCGTGACATCATTAGTGACTATAATGAAAAAGTATTTTTGATCAATAAACTGCAGGGGAGGATTACGTGCTGTGGTAGAATTACCCTTAAACATCCATTAAAATCCTACCGTATGAATCCTGCCTCTGTTCGTTCTATTGGTATTTTACGGTTGGGTGCGCTGGGAGATGTTTGTTTAACAGTCCCCTTGATCCGTGTGTTACGCAGATACCTACCACACATCGAACTTCATTGGATTATCAGTCGCCCTTTCTTTTCACTGGTCCGAGGATTAGTGAATGTAAATTTTATTGTTTTGGATAAACCAAAATCATTAAGCGATTATTGGAGATGTTACCAGCAGCTGAAATCTTGTCCCTTGGATGTCTTATTGGTGCCCCAAGCTACATTGCGTTCCAATATATTGTGTTTATTAACAAAAGCAAAAATAAAATACGGTTATGAAAAATTACATAGTCGTGATTTGCAGCATTATTTTGTAAATCGCACTGTAGCTGCGAGGCCCGAACATTTGGTGGAAAGCTTTTTGCGATTTGCGGAGCCCTTTGGAATTACGGATAGAAATATTGAATGGGGATTACCCATCGAAGAAAAGGATTATGAGTGGGCGAAAGCACAATTGAATCCTTACGGTGGCTGTTGGTTAGCTATTTGTCCTGCTACGAGTAAAGAGGAACGCAATTGGTTTAGTGATCGATATGCTACTGTGGTTAATTACCTTACCAAAAAGCGATGGGATTTCAATGTTGTTTTAGTAGGCGGACCAAGTACGGTAGAGAAACAAATGGCAGAAAAAATCAATCGCCAACTAATAAAACCTGCTCTTAATCTTGTAGGTAAAAGTTCTTTAAAGCAATTGGCAGCGCTCCTAAGCGAAGTGGATGTTCTTTTGTCGCCAGACACAGGCCCTTTACATGTCGCTCAAGCGGTGGGAACACCGGTGGTGGGCCTTTACGCAGTTGCTCCTCCAGAAAAAACGGGACCTTATTTTTCTCAGAGATGGGTAATTAATAAATTCCCCCAAGCAGTCAAAACTATTTTACGTAAAGATACCTCAAAAATAACTTGGCATGAGCGAGTGCATTCTCGAGAAGCTATGACATTAATCACTGTTGATGAAGTGAGAGACCAGCTTGAAAAACTATTTGTAGAATTACAATTCATTCCTTCTTTGTGA
- a CDS encoding DUF945 family protein, whose amino-acid sequence MGDKKRIYLAKSLIYNASEEPYFIFHSSTLIRFNNANETTLHANQINFITGQQQISLQNLDFKVKYNPSARQLISNATAKSLTIIEQQNNLITLNNLALHNELQQKNSLWYGQRSLKADKLIYYLSPH is encoded by the coding sequence ATGGGGGACAAAAAGAGAATCTATTTAGCTAAGAGCTTGATTTATAACGCGAGCGAAGAACCTTATTTCATTTTCCATTCATCGACATTGATCCGTTTCAACAATGCTAACGAGACGACTCTTCATGCCAATCAGATTAATTTCATTACTGGACAACAACAAATTAGTCTTCAGAATTTGGACTTTAAAGTCAAATATAATCCTAGTGCTCGTCAATTGATTTCTAATGCTACGGCTAAATCGCTGACTATTATTGAACAACAAAATAACTTAATAACATTAAATAACCTTGCACTGCACAACGAATTACAACAAAAAAACTCTTTATGGTACGGACAACGTTCTTTAAAAGCTGACAAACTTATCTATTACCTTAGTCCTCATTAG
- the argS gene encoding arginine--tRNA ligase has protein sequence MKKNLETLLNQAIEKLKAEGSLNPKLTPVLKVTHSQNHEYGDFTTNLALIMAKTAGLNSRVLAEKIVHALPASSHIAKVEIAGPGFINFYVAEDSHQQIIPAILEAGPYYGESQIGQGKRVHIEFVSANPTGPLHVGHGRGAAYGACVANLLKAIGYEVHREYYVNDAGRQMGILALSVWIRYLQQYKEDIALPKNAYQGQYIVDIACGLKDKYGDRFLYPKEMIQDLLPTLDAETNPEEGYLDVWVKVQKDVLKEDFTIIFDAALDNILGDIKNDLEEFGVVYDEWFPESRLIKKKLIKEALDVLYQQGYCYEKNGAQWFLATALGDKKDRVLIRNNGVPTYFAADIAYHLHKFNQEYDLIIDIFGADHHGYIPRLRAFLQALGKSPAKLRTLLVQFAILYRGDKKISMSTRGGTFVTLRELRNEVGNDATRFFYIMRKPDQHLDFDLELAKSHSNENPVYYIQYAHARICSVFRQLDVTQKKWNSAEGMANLALLSSPYEKELLSTLSHYSEIMNTAAIQQSPHLLAHYLQTLANQFHAYYNAERFLIENDKLRNARLNVIAAVRQIIVNGLTLLGVSAPEEM, from the coding sequence ATGAAGAAGAATCTTGAAACATTACTAAATCAGGCCATTGAAAAGTTAAAGGCAGAAGGGTCATTGAATCCCAAGCTCACTCCGGTACTCAAAGTTACCCATAGTCAGAACCACGAATATGGCGATTTTACTACTAATTTAGCCTTAATAATGGCGAAAACTGCAGGGCTTAACTCACGCGTCCTCGCTGAAAAAATTGTCCATGCCTTACCAGCTTCGTCACATATCGCCAAAGTGGAAATTGCTGGCCCCGGTTTTATCAATTTCTATGTCGCGGAAGACAGTCATCAGCAAATCATTCCTGCCATTTTAGAAGCCGGACCGTATTATGGTGAGAGTCAGATCGGCCAAGGAAAGCGGGTACACATAGAATTTGTTTCTGCTAATCCAACTGGACCTCTTCATGTCGGTCACGGCCGAGGAGCTGCTTATGGTGCTTGTGTAGCTAACTTATTAAAAGCGATCGGTTATGAAGTACATCGCGAATACTACGTTAATGATGCTGGTCGACAAATGGGTATTCTCGCATTAAGTGTCTGGATCCGGTATTTACAGCAATATAAAGAGGACATTGCTCTACCCAAAAATGCCTACCAAGGCCAATACATTGTAGATATTGCTTGCGGATTGAAGGATAAATACGGTGATCGTTTCCTTTACCCTAAAGAAATGATCCAGGATCTATTGCCTACCCTTGACGCTGAAACCAATCCTGAGGAGGGCTACCTTGACGTATGGGTGAAAGTTCAAAAAGACGTGCTTAAAGAAGACTTCACTATTATCTTTGATGCGGCACTCGATAATATTTTGGGAGATATTAAAAATGATTTAGAAGAATTTGGCGTTGTTTACGATGAGTGGTTTCCAGAAAGTCGACTCATAAAAAAGAAGTTAATTAAAGAAGCTCTAGATGTTTTGTATCAACAAGGTTATTGTTACGAGAAAAATGGCGCTCAATGGTTCCTAGCCACTGCCTTAGGCGATAAAAAAGACCGAGTATTAATTCGCAACAACGGCGTGCCAACATATTTTGCGGCTGATATTGCCTATCATCTCCATAAATTCAATCAAGAATATGATCTCATCATCGATATCTTTGGAGCGGATCATCATGGATATATCCCTCGGCTGCGTGCCTTTTTACAAGCTTTAGGAAAATCTCCTGCTAAATTACGAACTCTATTAGTGCAATTCGCTATTCTCTATCGAGGTGACAAGAAAATATCTATGTCAACCCGTGGGGGGACTTTTGTAACTTTACGAGAATTGCGTAACGAAGTTGGCAATGATGCCACGCGTTTTTTTTATATTATGCGCAAACCCGATCAGCATTTGGACTTTGACCTCGAACTGGCAAAATCCCATTCGAATGAAAATCCTGTTTATTATATTCAATACGCTCACGCACGAATTTGCAGCGTTTTTCGACAGCTTGATGTGACTCAAAAAAAATGGAACTCTGCAGAAGGCATGGCTAATTTAGCTTTATTATCGAGCCCTTATGAAAAAGAATTACTAAGTACCTTGTCGCATTATAGCGAAATCATGAATACTGCCGCTATACAACAATCGCCTCATCTGCTTGCTCACTATCTGCAAACTCTCGCCAACCAATTTCATGCTTACTACAATGCGGAACGATTCCTCATTGAAAATGATAAATTACGTAATGCGCGATTAAATGTAATTGCTGCTGTACGCCAAATTATTGTCAACGGTTTAACTCTGTTAGGTGTATCTGCCCCAGAAGAAATGTAA
- the hslV gene encoding ATP-dependent protease subunit HslV, translating into MEQFRGTTIVSVRRKGKVVIGGDGQVSMNGTILKGNACKVRNLYKDKVLAGFAGGTADAFTLFERFEEKLEHYSGNLTRAAVELAKDWRTDRILRRLEALLTVADAKKSLIITGLGDVIEPEQSLMAIGSGGLYAQSAAKSLLNNTDLSAREIVEKALTIAAEICVYTNLHFTIKELDSET; encoded by the coding sequence GTGGAACAATTTCGTGGTACTACAATAGTTTCTGTACGTAGGAAGGGTAAAGTTGTCATAGGGGGCGATGGTCAAGTGTCGATGAATGGCACTATTTTGAAAGGCAATGCGTGCAAAGTTCGTAATCTTTATAAAGATAAAGTGCTTGCTGGATTTGCTGGAGGCACAGCAGATGCTTTTACCCTATTCGAGCGATTTGAAGAAAAATTAGAACATTATTCGGGCAATTTAACCCGTGCCGCTGTTGAATTAGCCAAAGACTGGCGGACCGATCGGATACTCCGTCGCTTGGAAGCGCTATTGACTGTAGCTGATGCGAAGAAGTCGCTTATTATTACGGGACTTGGAGATGTTATCGAACCTGAACAGAGCTTAATGGCGATTGGCTCTGGCGGACTTTATGCCCAATCTGCAGCAAAATCTTTATTGAATAATACGGATCTAAGTGCGCGAGAAATAGTTGAAAAAGCACTTACTATTGCTGCCGAGATTTGTGTTTATACCAACCTTCATTTCACAATCAAAGAGCTCGATAGCGAAACATAA
- a CDS encoding LysR substrate-binding domain-containing protein — MVEKLIQEKLDSALVAIPLVEEEDLEVLPLFEEEFVLTLPYSHALTKRKILKLSDLENKTLLFYLRKVII; from the coding sequence TTGGTAGAAAAATTAATCCAGGAGAAATTGGATTCGGCTCTCGTAGCGATCCCCTTGGTTGAAGAAGAAGATTTGGAAGTTTTGCCTTTATTTGAAGAAGAATTTGTTTTGACTTTACCTTACAGCCACGCTTTAACCAAACGGAAAATACTTAAGCTATCTGATTTGGAAAATAAGACCCTACTTTTTTATTTGAGGAAGGTCATTATTTGA
- a CDS encoding ubiquinone biosynthesis accessory factor UbiJ: MFTLVLSRLEKIINAYLELDSNRVQRLSLLENKIIKVQIIDWNTEFFILPTKKGLQLTAASKKEPDTIISGTLLNLFKTVCTKGSSSALFKNQVEISGDTWIGEQIRDILTGIDIDWEEHLSKITGDILAHQIGLQVRRVANFGKFALETFRMDVQDYLQNESQIMPSSEEVEFFIQSVTDLQHNVDRVEARIQRLMIKRNLTA, translated from the coding sequence ATGTTCACGTTAGTGCTTTCCAGATTAGAAAAAATAATAAATGCTTATTTAGAGTTGGATTCCAACCGTGTTCAACGATTATCTCTTTTAGAAAATAAAATTATTAAAGTTCAAATTATTGACTGGAATACTGAATTTTTTATTTTACCTACTAAAAAAGGGTTGCAATTAACTGCCGCCAGCAAAAAAGAGCCTGACACTATTATCTCTGGTACCTTACTAAATCTCTTTAAAACAGTCTGTACGAAGGGCTCAAGTTCTGCATTATTTAAAAATCAAGTAGAGATTAGCGGAGACACTTGGATAGGTGAACAAATTCGAGATATTTTGACAGGTATTGATATCGATTGGGAAGAACATTTGTCTAAAATCACTGGCGATATTCTAGCCCATCAAATTGGGCTCCAGGTTAGGCGCGTTGCAAATTTCGGGAAATTTGCTCTTGAAACCTTTAGAATGGACGTCCAGGATTACTTACAAAATGAATCTCAAATTATGCCGTCTTCAGAAGAGGTTGAATTCTTTATTCAATCTGTTACGGATCTGCAACACAATGTCGATCGCGTAGAAGCACGAATTCAGCGGTTGATGATAAAAAGGAATCTGACAGCATGA
- a CDS encoding Trm112 family protein: MDKRLLEILACPLCKGKLIYKQDAEELLCRFDKLAYPIQGGIPIMLVDKARSLIEER; encoded by the coding sequence ATGGATAAAAGACTATTAGAAATACTAGCTTGTCCGCTTTGTAAAGGGAAATTGATATATAAGCAAGATGCAGAAGAGCTTCTTTGTCGTTTTGACAAGCTAGCCTATCCTATTCAAGGGGGAATCCCAATTATGTTGGTTGACAAAGCCCGTTCATTAATAGAAGAGAGATAA
- the ubiB gene encoding ubiquinone biosynthesis regulatory protein kinase UbiB, with amino-acid sequence MRWLFQLIRLIQINLILIRYGLTRPVVRELSPWLRILSYLNPWSFIQEDKPRGESLRIILEELGPIFVKFGQLLSTRRDLLPDDISDELEKLQDRVPPFPGKIAKSLVETAYGKSVNDVFASFDENPLASASIAQVHAATLHDGSEVIVKVLRPHIARTIRRDIALMYLGAKMTRKLWKHGKRLKPIEIVAEFEQTIYHELDLMYEAANASQLRRNFLNSEKMYVPKIYWDYVHRNVMVMERIHGICISNIAELKAANTNLKKLAEYGVEIFFTQVLRDSFFHADMHPGNLFVDVSDPENPQYLGVDFGIMGSLAPQDQRYIAENLLAFFKRDYRQVAVLHVESGWISADSRIDQFEAAIRTVCEPIFERPLKDISFGKLLLRLFQTADKFNMEIQPQLLLLQKTLFNVESLGRQLYPDLNLWRTAKPFIERWMRKQHGPTHLIETIAKELEAGSKALAKLPLLFHNVLDEINFRQRLKRKEPPPLPPKKQKRSFLLGAGIAFLISALTSFFIASTPISPWQWTTALDLGVFLLLVGWML; translated from the coding sequence ATGAGATGGCTCTTTCAATTAATTCGATTAATTCAAATTAATTTAATTCTCATCCGTTATGGCCTCACCCGCCCAGTGGTTCGGGAATTATCTCCTTGGCTTCGAATTTTGAGCTATCTCAATCCTTGGAGTTTTATTCAAGAAGATAAACCTCGAGGGGAATCTTTACGCATCATCTTGGAGGAACTCGGTCCTATCTTCGTCAAATTCGGTCAGCTTCTCTCCACGCGGCGCGACCTTTTGCCGGATGACATTTCTGACGAATTAGAAAAATTGCAAGATAGAGTCCCACCTTTTCCGGGAAAAATAGCAAAATCATTAGTAGAAACCGCTTATGGTAAATCCGTTAACGACGTATTTGCTAGTTTTGATGAAAACCCTTTAGCATCTGCTTCCATTGCCCAAGTACACGCAGCCACGCTACATGATGGAAGCGAGGTTATTGTTAAAGTGCTTCGACCACATATAGCACGAACTATTCGGCGTGATATTGCTTTAATGTATCTCGGGGCTAAAATGACACGTAAATTATGGAAACACGGTAAGCGATTGAAGCCAATAGAGATAGTCGCTGAATTTGAGCAAACCATTTATCACGAATTGGATCTTATGTATGAAGCAGCTAATGCCTCTCAATTACGTCGCAATTTTTTAAATTCGGAAAAAATGTATGTTCCTAAAATTTATTGGGACTATGTTCATCGCAATGTGATGGTAATGGAACGAATTCATGGAATTTGCATTTCTAATATTGCGGAATTAAAAGCGGCAAATACCAATTTGAAGAAATTGGCAGAATATGGCGTCGAAATCTTTTTCACTCAAGTATTGCGCGATAGTTTTTTTCATGCCGACATGCACCCCGGGAATTTATTTGTTGACGTTAGTGATCCCGAAAACCCTCAATATCTTGGTGTGGATTTTGGTATTATGGGATCTCTTGCCCCTCAAGATCAACGTTACATCGCTGAAAATTTACTAGCCTTTTTTAAACGAGATTATCGACAAGTAGCTGTTTTACACGTAGAGTCCGGTTGGATTTCTGCAGACTCACGTATCGATCAATTTGAGGCAGCTATCCGCACAGTTTGCGAACCTATTTTCGAGAGACCTTTAAAAGATATTTCTTTTGGCAAGTTGTTACTACGATTATTTCAAACCGCTGATAAATTCAATATGGAAATTCAACCTCAATTACTTCTATTACAAAAAACTCTTTTTAACGTTGAAAGCCTTGGTCGTCAGCTTTATCCCGACCTCAATCTTTGGCGAACTGCCAAACCTTTTATTGAACGATGGATGCGTAAACAACACGGACCAACGCATTTAATTGAAACAATTGCTAAAGAACTCGAGGCGGGTAGTAAAGCCTTAGCAAAATTGCCGCTCTTGTTTCACAATGTTTTGGATGAAATTAATTTTCGCCAACGTTTAAAGCGTAAAGAACCACCTCCTCTACCTCCTAAAAAACAAAAGCGCAGTTTTCTTCTCGGAGCAGGCATTGCTTTTCTGATAAGCGCCCTCACCAGCTTTTTTATTGCTTCAACGCCAATCTCTCCCTGGCAATGGACGACCGCTTTGGATCTGGGCGTATTCTTACTCCTAGTGGGTTGGATGCTCTAA
- a CDS encoding AIR carboxylase family protein has protein sequence MNKSFIAILMGSDSDLSVMETTVTKLKSLDIPFEARILSAHRTPETIREFIETAEKRRCTVFIAAIGLAAHLAGTVAAYTIKPVIGIQMGLCWQFRQIRRSSFNCLNARQPTVFSCYLQPPLVKSELKMPPS, from the coding sequence ATGAATAAATCTTTTATTGCTATTTTAATGGGATCTGATAGCGATCTGTCGGTTATGGAGACGACTGTTACCAAATTAAAATCTTTAGACATTCCTTTTGAAGCGCGTATTCTCTCTGCTCATCGCACTCCAGAGACAATCAGAGAGTTTATTGAAACAGCCGAAAAACGAAGATGCACTGTTTTCATCGCTGCCATTGGACTCGCTGCCCATCTAGCCGGTACTGTGGCCGCTTATACAATCAAGCCTGTTATTGGTATCCAGATGGGCTTGTGCTGGCAGTTTAGGCAGATTAGACGCTCTTCTTTCAACTGTTTAAATGCCCGTCAGCCGACGGTATTCTCCTGTTACCTGCAACCACCATTAGTAAAGTCAGAGCTAAAAATGCCACCCTCTTAG
- the kdsB gene encoding 3-deoxy-manno-octulosonate cytidylyltransferase, whose product MEFRVIIPVRYDSSRLPGKALADIAGKPMIQHVYECAVKSGAEDVVIATDDRQISKIGEDFGAMVCMTSSDHQSGTERIAEAVVTLGLEDDEIVICLQGDEPLITPGAIQKLAEDLEEHDNVKAASLCTPITDINELFNPNITKVVLNRRNYALYFSHAPIPWDRSTFNNKENIKLNDSHFRHVGIYAYRVGFLEEYLSWDRCSAEKLEALEQLRILWHGGRIHMVVTKEKYLYSVDTEEDLQRVREYFK is encoded by the coding sequence ATGGAATTCCGAGTCATTATACCAGTGCGTTATGATTCTAGCCGCTTACCCGGTAAAGCATTAGCAGATATCGCCGGTAAGCCGATGATTCAACACGTCTACGAATGTGCTGTGAAAAGTGGTGCGGAAGATGTTGTGATCGCGACCGATGATAGACAAATAAGTAAAATAGGAGAAGATTTTGGGGCAATGGTTTGTATGACTTCTTCTGATCATCAGTCGGGAACGGAACGCATTGCGGAAGCTGTTGTTACTTTGGGTTTAGAGGACGATGAAATTGTAATCTGTTTGCAAGGTGATGAACCCTTGATTACCCCGGGGGCTATTCAAAAACTAGCGGAGGATCTGGAGGAACATGATAATGTAAAAGCGGCTTCTCTCTGCACACCGATTACGGATATTAACGAATTATTTAACCCTAATATCACCAAAGTGGTTTTGAATCGTCGAAATTACGCTCTTTATTTTAGTCATGCTCCTATCCCGTGGGATCGCTCTACTTTTAATAATAAAGAAAATATTAAATTAAATGACTCTCATTTCCGCCATGTAGGTATTTATGCTTATCGTGTAGGATTTTTAGAAGAATACCTTTCTTGGGATAGGTGCTCTGCTGAAAAGCTCGAAGCTTTAGAACAACTGCGTATCTTATGGCACGGTGGCCGCATTCACATGGTAGTTACAAAAGAAAAATACTTGTATAGCGTTGATACGGAAGAGGATCTTCAACGCGTTCGCGAATATTTCAAGTAA
- a CDS encoding DUF3175 domain-containing protein, whose protein sequence is MTKENKQRWSQKVTENSNALDFNAGVFGWKDPKRIAKSLKKSSVVQQASQKNFLSIFHVDL, encoded by the coding sequence GTGACAAAAGAAAACAAACAAAGATGGTCACAAAAAGTTACCGAAAACAGCAATGCACTTGACTTTAACGCAGGGGTTTTTGGTTGGAAAGATCCAAAAAGAATTGCAAAATCCTTAAAAAAATCGTCTGTAGTCCAGCAAGCGTCGCAAAAGAACTTCTTATCAATCTTCCATGTTGATCTTTAA
- the ubiE gene encoding bifunctional demethylmenaquinone methyltransferase/2-methoxy-6-polyprenyl-1,4-benzoquinol methylase UbiE, with amino-acid sequence MNKIEKTTYFGYQTIPKDQKTDKVKNVFESVASKYDLMNDLMSLGIHRFWKDFAIKLCQLRPGHQVLDLAGGTGDLAKRISPIIGNNGTVVLADINDAMLTIGRNRLLDQGIFRNIQFIQANAEVLPFPDNFFDRIIIGFGLRNVTDKMASLHSMYRVLKIGGLVTILEFSKPHSPLQDLYDLYSFKLLPWLGKKVANDEESYRYLVESIRMHPDQKNLIKIMTEAGLEDCDYHNLSGGIVAVHRGYKF; translated from the coding sequence ATGAATAAAATTGAAAAAACTACCTATTTCGGTTATCAGACCATTCCTAAAGATCAAAAAACGGACAAAGTTAAAAATGTCTTTGAATCGGTTGCAAGCAAGTACGATTTAATGAATGACCTTATGTCACTGGGCATTCATCGATTTTGGAAAGATTTTGCAATTAAACTTTGTCAATTACGTCCTGGTCATCAAGTTCTCGATCTGGCAGGAGGAACCGGCGACCTAGCCAAACGCATCAGCCCCATAATTGGAAATAATGGAACAGTGGTTTTGGCAGATATCAATGACGCAATGTTAACAATAGGGAGAAACCGGCTTTTGGATCAAGGTATTTTCCGTAATATTCAATTTATCCAAGCAAATGCGGAAGTACTTCCTTTTCCCGATAATTTTTTCGATCGTATCATCATCGGTTTTGGCTTGCGTAATGTAACAGATAAAATGGCATCACTTCATTCTATGTATCGGGTTCTAAAGATAGGAGGACTCGTTACTATCTTAGAATTCTCAAAACCTCACTCCCCATTGCAGGATCTTTATGATCTCTATTCTTTCAAATTATTACCTTGGTTAGGGAAAAAAGTGGCTAATGATGAAGAAAGTTATCGCTATTTGGTGGAATCGATCCGAATGCACCCCGATCAAAAAAACCTCATCAAAATAATGACTGAGGCGGGATTGGAAGATTGCGATTACCACAATTTAAGCGGCGGTATCGTCGCGGTTCATAGAGGTTATAAATTTTAA